CGAGGACTTGCTGGAAGAGCAAACCATAAGAGTCCAAGACTGATATGTCCCTGTACCAATATGATTTTAATCGACCAATGACTATTTACTTAAACTACGTAGGTCTACATCATGAAAATATATAAACAGAGCTGAGTTACCATATAGTGGCCTGCAGCACTACCCGAGGTTGCATCAAATTCCCACGCCTCACTTGGAGGAGGTGCAAGTTCCGAAGCCATTCTGGCACCCATTGCCACAGTATGCGCTCGTCTTACCACTATATACGTTATTAGATAACAGGTAGTAATGGGATGGGCGAGAACTTACCAGTTTCCACTCTTGGAGCAGCAGTCTCCGTATGTAGAGCCCTTGCAAGTCTGGTGATACTTGTCACCGCAAAGACCATTGGCCGAGACAATGAGAGCACTTCCGGTAGTCCACTTATTGCACTTTCCAAACTCAGATTGACAACCGCCGTCACAGTATCCGGATGTTGAGCCGCTGTAGAAGAAATAGTTGGTCAGTGGTTTGTCTGCTAGGGCCTGGGGCTGAAGACTCACCAGAAGTTGTTGTAGGAGCAACAGTCTCCCCACTTGGATCCGGTGCACTTTGTGCCGCCATTCGTAGCACCGCATTTGCCATCCCTGGTAGTAGCAGTGGCCGCGGTGGTCGGAGAGGTAGCTGTTGAGCATATCAGTACTTGCTTTCTTGGGGCTTTTTGGGTCGAGGATAAAGCTCCGAAACAACCGAGTGATACCGCATGCTCAAAGAAACTCTGTGATACATCGGGCCATATCTAGATGGAGTGTATCGTGCAGGTGAAAATACTTACAAGGAGTGGCACTGTCTACAGACGCTGAGGTCGTGAAGTTAGGATCAGTGACATACCAGTTCTCACGGGCATCTCCCAGACACTCTCCAACAGGAACAGCTTTGTATCCTCTGTCCTTGATTGTCTTGATCATGAAAGCAGTAAGATTGTAGGCAGTTTGCTCCTGGACATCATGGCTCAGCTCGATGTAAGCATTGGCCTTGGCATTAGTAGAAACGCCTTGAGAGAAAGTGTTCTTGCTAGTCTGTATCTTATCAGGAGTGTTATTCTCAAAATCCTTGGTGTCGAGGTTCCAGTTGATAACATGGTAACCAAGCTTGGTCGCATAGTCAAGGCAGCCAGAGACTCGGTTGCAGGTTCCGTAAGGGGGGCGGAGGTACTTGGGGAAGAACCCGAAGATGTTGCGGAAGGCCATCTCGTTGTAGATGATCTGCTGCTGGCGGACCTCATCACTTGAGGCAGTGAGATCCTGGTGTGACCAGGTGTGCGAGGCGAGCTGATGGCCTTCGGAGTACATCCTGCGGAGAATCTTGGGCCAACCGGCAGTTTCATCATCGATCTGGCCCTTACCAAGATTGGTACCAGTAATGAAGAATGTAGCTTTGATGTTGTTCTGCTTGAGAACGTCCAAGACTTGGTCAGTGTATTTGTAAGGGCCGTCATCAAAGGTCAGGGCGAAAGTCCCAGGAGTAGTGCAGTTAGTGATATACACATCTATGTGTGGTCAGGCTGGTGGCTCATGTAGTGATGTTTCGATACCTACTATAAGGGGCTTTGCCATTGGTTGATCTGGGAATGTTTGCTGTGGTATCACccttgggcttcttgctgAACATGAGTTAGGTCAGGCGTCAACATATAGATCGGAGACAGACATACCTTCCATCAcagttgctgttgctatAGGCCATTTGGCATTGGGGTGAAGAGCAATAAGGTGAAGTGGTGCCACAGTAGCCAGCGGCAGAGCAACATTGTCCTTTGGGACAAGAGCCACTATCCTTTCCACAAGAGGCTCGCTTCTCGAGTCCTTCAGACTGAACTGAAGCATGCTCATGACGAGCAGCGATGTTGAACTCGGCTCCTTTGCGTCTGGCCATAAAGTCATGTGCAAGGACCATGTTGGGCAGAGCAGCCAGCGACAGGAGAGTGACAGACTTCATTGCGATGTGAAACACTAACAAATATCCAACGAATCCTTTTGTGCAGAAGAGATAGAGACTGAGGATCGACGCACAAGTGTACCAGAGCtcttagatataagtaagttaCATCCATGACCAATCCTTCATTTCAGACTATTGGGCATTTTAGATCCTTGATGCTCGCCAGACATCTTCAGGACTACTACTCTCGATCCGACACACGGGCCTTGATGGCGAGACCGGCATTACGGATGTTTTCTTTTGTGGATAACAAAGAGAACCCATTGACGTCAAGTTCTTTTTTAGTCTTGTTAACTCCTATTTTCAGCTCCAACGACAATGACGAGGCGTTGTTGGCTTTGACGCTTCCTCCGGTAAAGACTCTCGGTGGGTCATGCCACGGTCAAAGAAAGGATCGACTATACCATTGCAGGTCGGCTATTGGAGAAAGTAGATATAGTACAATAACAAGAGTGAGCGAATTGGGTCACTCTGCGTCATGTGAGGATCCCAAACTTGGAATACCATACACCATCAACAGTTGATTGTGCCAAACTGAATTACCACCCTTGGAAATGTTTAGCTCATGGCCCCTTACATCTTACACCACCCCTTGCAGTAGCCGCGCTTTACCAGGAGAGGTACGGGATCGACACGTTGTTAGAGGAGCTTCTGGGCCGCCGCTCCCGATTCTAGCGTCGTGGTTCTAGCCTTTGAACTATGTAAATCTAAACGCCAGCCCAGTCTTTCAGGTGGTGGGTGGGGAGATGACGATCGCGCTTTAATGTATACAAGTTAGTCGACGACGTTGAAAGAGGCGGCTGGGGAAATTTACAGGGATGTCTTTTTTGG
This genomic stretch from Fusarium fujikuroi IMI 58289 draft genome, chromosome FFUJ_chr09 harbors:
- a CDS encoding probable chitin binding protein, with product MKSVTLLSLAALPNMVLAHDFMARRKGAEFNIAARHEHASVQSEGLEKRASCGKDSGSCPKGQCCSAAGYCGTTSPYCSSPQCQMAYSNSNCDGSKKPKGDTTANIPRSTNGKAPYILDVLKQNNIKATFFITGTNLGKGQIDDETAGWPKILRRMYSEGHQLASHTWSHQDLTASSDEVRQQQIIYNEMAFRNIFGFFPKYLRPPYGTCNRVSGCLDYATKLGYHVINWNLDTKDFENNTPDKIQTSKNTFSQGVSTNAKANAYIELSHDVQEQTAYNLTAFMIKTIKDRGYKAVPVGECLGDARENWYVTDPNFTTSASVDSATPSTSPTTAATATTRDGKCGATNGGTKCTGSKWGDCCSYNNFCGSTSGYCDGGCQSEFGKCNKWTTGSALIVSANGLCGDKYHQTCKGSTYGDCCSKSGNCGKTSAYCGNGCQNGFGTCTSSK